CGGTCTAACTCTTGCTGGGAGATGGCTCCTTGGGCAAATAACGTTTGGTTACGCTGGAGATTCAATTGGGCCTGTTGCAGCGCTGCTTGAATTTCCGCCACCTGGGCTTGCGCCTGGGCAATCTCCTGCTGCCGGTTGCCGGCCAGGAGTCGTTGTAGATTAGCTTGCGCCCCTTGGACTTGGGCCTGGGCTTGGATCAGTTGCCCCCGCAGGTTACTGTCGTCCATAAGGGCCAGGATTTGACCTGCCACCACCCGGTCCCCCTCCCGCACCCGCAGTTCCCGGACGATACCGGCATTTTTGGGGCTGATATTAATCGTGCGTTCTGGGCGGACTTCCCCGTTCACCTGGACGGTCACTGGCAGGGTTTCCTGGGTCACCACCGCAGTTTTGACGGCCGGTTGCCTAGCGGGTCGAGGGCGTCCCTGCCACCACCAAATCCCACCGGTGATGACTACGGCTGCTCCCACCAGCGGTATCCAGCCTTTAGCCTGCTTGACCCGTTTGAACACGGTTGACCCACCTCAACCCCCCTTGTATTCTAGACTGCCGTAGCCGCTTTGGGGTTCAGCGAATCCAGTGCAGGTTTAATCCCGGATTTGCTCCCGCAGTTGGGCCGGGATGGTCACCGGTGGTTGCTCCAGGGTGATGCGTAAAGCCCGTTGGGGATTGCGCAGGGTGGCCGTGCTGACCGATGGGCTAGGTTGCTGGGCCAATTCGGGGGTCGGCGTACGGGTCACCAGACCGGAAAGGACACCCCCTACCAGGGCCGAAGCCGCCACCAGTAGGCCACTCCAAACCAGTCGCTTACGGGCGCGCCGGGTTATACGGGTCAATACGCCGGTCACCACTTCATCCACGGGCATCCCCGGTGTGGGGGCGGGCAATTCCTGACAAAGCTCGTGCAATTGCACCAATTGACGGTATAGACGCTGCGCCTCCGGGTCCGTAGCCAGCCAATGTTCGACCAAAGCCCGTTCTTCAGGACTGACTTCCCCGTCCACATAGGCGCTGAGCAGTTCAAACCGGTCGAGGGACTCATGACGTGTGGTTAACATAGGCGGAAGCGGCACACCCGCTACTAATATGGCACAAAACTAGCTGTCTAAGTAGGGTTTCAGTTGGCTCTGTAAACGCGCCCGCGCCCGGGCAATCCGGGACTTCACCGTTCCCAAGGAGGTTCCGGTAATCTCGGCAATTTCCTCATAGGCCAAGCCCTCTAGCTCCCGCAAGATAATGGTGGTGCGAAACACCTCGGGCAGCTCAGCAATGGCCCGTTGCAGGCGCTCGTAAAACTCTTGGGTGGCTAAGTCGTCACTGGGGCCGGGGTGGTCGCAGGGCAGGTCCCAATCCACGTCGGTATGGCCCATCTGGCGGGGCGCATCCAAAGAGACGGTCATTCGCTGGCGTTTGCGACGGCGCAGCTCGTCGTAAAACAGATTCGTGGCAATCCGGCTTAACCAACTCCTAAACTTCTTAGGGTCTTGCAGTCGCTTAATATGACGGTAGGCGCGCACCCACACCTCCTGGACCAAATCCGCCCGGTCTGGCCAGTCGGCCGCCAGATGGTACAGGAGACGCTCCACGTGGGTCTGATGGCGACGCACCAGTTCCGTGAAGGCAGCACGGTCAGGCTGTAACCCCTGTTGGCAACGGCAGACCAACTCCTCGGTGGTGAGTTTGCCCACAGGCACAGACGGCACCTCAAAACGGGACCACGCAGCAGACAACGGTGGATGCATGGGTGAGCCTAAGTCGTTCAGTATCTACCTGGCCACTGAGTAGAGACGTCATGACCTGGCCCAAGTTCCTGCGAGTTATTCCCATCTTAATCCTGGCGGTGGCCCCCTTTGGCTGTGGGTTACGCCCCAAAGTCCGCCCCTTGCCCCAGGACCCCATGATCCAGGCCTATTTCAACCAATCCGAAGCCGCCACCTACCGCGACCCCTACCGCACAAAGGTCCCCGAACGCTATGGGGATAATTTCGAAGCCATCATTCTGCGGGAGATCGAAAATGCCACCCGCTCGATTGATGTGGCCGTGCAGGAAATTCGCTTGCCCTTGGTGGCCAAAGCCCTGGTGCAAAAACACCAAGCGGGCGTACGGGTACGGGTCATCTTGGAAAACAGTTACAACGTAGCTTTGAGTCAGTTGACCGAAGCCCAAGTGGATGAACTCAATCCCCATAGCCGCAGCCGTTATGAAGAGGTCTTCCAACTCATGGACACCAATGGGGATGGCCGCCTCAGCCAAGAGGAAATCAACAATGGCGACGCCATTATCATCTTCCAAAACGGGAATGTACCTCTGATTGACGATACGGCCGATGGGTCCAAAGGCAGTGGCTTGATGCACCATAAATTCATGGTCTTTGATGAACGGCGGGTGCTGGTCACCTCGGCCAATTTCACCACCAGTGATATGCATGGAGATTTTGGTTCCCCGGAAAGCCGAGGTAACCCCAATTCCCTTCTGCTAATTGACAGCCCGGAGGTGGCGCGGTTGTTTGTGGAGGAATTTAACATCATGTGGGGGGATGGACCGGGTGGGCTACCGGATAGCCGCTTTGGCATTCAGAAACCCCTGCGCCCGCCCCAGACCCTGAACGTGGGCAATGGCCGTCTTACGGTGATGTTTTCGCCGGCCCGCCGCCGCCAGTGGCACCAAAGCACCAACGCCCTGATTGCCGAAACCCTCAGCCAAGCCCAACGTAGCATTGACCTGGCCTTATTCGTGTTTTCTGAGCAACCGTTGGTGGATGTGATGGAACCCCTGCACAACAAAGGTGTGCGCATTCGGGCTTTGATTGAACCAGATTTTGCCTATAAGTACTACAGCGAGACGCTGGATATGTGGGGGTTGGCGCTGCCCCGCAAAGGCACCTGCAAATACGAACCCAATAACGCCCCCTGGCGCAATCCCGCCCGCGAAGTCGGTGTTCCCAAACTGCCAAAAGGGGACCGGTTGCACCATAAATTCGGCCTGATTGACAACTACATCGTTATTGTGGGTTCCCACAACTGGACGCCGGCGGCCAACCACAACAACGATGAAACCCTCCTGGTGATTCGCAACGCTACGGTGGCTGCCCATTTCCAGCGGGAATTTGAACGTTTGATGCGAAATGCCCAGCTGGGGCCGCCGGGATGGTTGCTCCGGGCGGTCAAGGAGGCGGACCGGAATTGCGGTCGCGTGGTAGGTCCTTGAGCAATTGGCTAGGGTTAGGGGATAATAACCGCAGGGTCAACGGAATAAGTTCCAAGCTCCTCCGCTGCAAAAGTAAACTCGCGTCCAGGGACGATGGCGGATCTGAGAATCTAAGGAGGGGCAGCAGAGTATGAGACGATGGCAGTGGTTGGTTGCGGTTGTGGTGGGCACGAACTTGCTTGCCAGTTCCCTGCCCGGCCAAGCCCAATTGGTTCCGAGACGACAACGGCAAAGGGTTGCGCGCCAACAACCAGCGGTGGTCGCCGCTACCCAGAACCAACCGAATTTGCCTAGACGGGTGATTTCCCTGCAGCAATTGGGCTATACCCGCCCGGTAGTCCTGCGCGGCCCCAACCCGGAATTCGGGGTGAGTATTCCCATCCATGGTCGTGGTCTGGATGTCCAACAGAGTTTTGTGCAGTTAGAATTGGCCCCTTCGCCAGTGCTCAAAGGGGATTCTACCGTGCGGATTCTGGTCAATGGACGACCGGAGCGAGTGATCCCGGTGAAGGAGTTGATCCCCCAAAAAACGGTGCGTATACCGTTGCGGATGCCGCCGCCTGGGGAACGGTTTATTTCGGTGGGGATCGAAGGGTTTTTGCGGATTTCCCAGGATTTTTGCCAAGATGCCATCTCGGGAAACCTGTTTTTGACGGTGGGGGAAAATAGTTTTTTCCAACTGGTGCCCACCGCTACGGATAACTCCATCTATGCTTGGTTTCGTCCCACCTACCGGCGGGTGGTGATGGCGGTTCCGCCCCAAATGGACCAGGCTACAACCCAGGCAGCCCTGTGGCTATATAGCCTGCTGAACTATCACTGGCGCGACACGCGGGTGCCGGTGCAGTGGGTGACGGGGGCACCGGGGGCGGTGGATGAGGCTACAGACGCACTGGTGGTGCTGCATCAGGAGACCCCAGCACCCGACCTACAACGCCAGGGGAATCGTCTGCGGGTGCAGGCCCGACCGGAGGTGGTGCGTTCCCTGGCGCAACTGCGACCGGACTTGGTGGCGCCAACGGTGCAGGTGAGGGCTGCGGACTTGCCTAGGCCGGACCGTCCCCGTAACCGACGGTCGTTTGCGGAGTTGGGCTGGCCGGAAACGGCGAAAACGGGGGTGGGTGTCCAGAGCTTTCGGTTGACGTTTGACCTGGCCCAGTTGGGGGGACGACCCCGGGATTTGGTCCTGGCGTTACGGTCGCGGTTTAGTCAACGCAGCGAGCGGGACCGGGCAACCATGCGGGCGCAGATTTTTTTCAACGGCGCCTTGGTCAACAGCTTCAACGTGGGCACCGACACCCAGCTCCATGTCACGTTGCCGTTGCCGGAGCGTCGTCTGCAGCGGGTGAATAACCTGGATGTGTTGTTTGTGCCGGATGACCCGGGGAATTGCCTGGCGCCCCGACCGGTGACGGTGCAGGTGCTGGGAGAGTCCTACCTGGATTGGAGCGATTACCAACCCCCCAAAGGTACCCTGGCCGATGTGCCCCAGGCGTTTTTAGGGGAAGGGCAGGTGGTGGTAGATACGGACAATCCGGCGTTGGTGGCGGGCACGGCCCAGGTGTTGGGGATGCTCAGCCGCTTGGCCAGACGGCCCCTACTGCCCCAGGTGCTACCGGCACAGGAGATTGGCAACTGGAACAATCTACCGGGGCGACCGGCCTGGCGGTTGGTGGGCGCAGGACCCCAAACCCCCTTCAATAGCCCGATTCGCTTGGCACAGGATTTCACCATCATCAATCCCGCGAATCAGCAGCCCCTGTTGCAGGCCCGGTTGGGGGTGAGTATTGGCCTGTTGCAGGCGTTTTTGCACCAGGGAACGCCGACGCTGTGGTTGTCCTGGTGGGGGGATAGGCCGGAGGTGGCAGCTCAGACCGGTGCGACCCTAGCTGACCCCATCGCCAGTTGGGGCAATCAACTCCAGGGGAATGTGGTGACGGTGACGCCCCAGGGTCAGTTGGAGATGTGGGATTTGAGTGGTGAAACGGTGCAGGTGACCTACCCGACTGAGCTAAATTGGTGGTTGATCCTGCGCCGGTATCGCTGGGTATTCCTCGTCCTGTTTTTGGCCTTCGGTGCCCTGGTAGCCTGGCGATTGTACCAACGACTGGGTCAGCCTCCCAAAGCACCCACGCCCCCTACCCCTTAAGCCCATGCGCTCCTTCGACCCTGCGGTTTTGGTGACGGCTGGCTTGCTCACCCCTGACCAATGGGCCCAGGTGCAACAGCGATTACAGGATTGTACCCTGCGGGATGCGCTCAAGGAACTCGGCATTAGCGAGAATGCCTATATTACAGCCCGGGCCAGAATGACCCACGAAATGCTACTGCGGGAATGGTTGCAGGACCACCGGTTGGATTTGGGCCTAAGTCAGGTGCGCCCGCCCCACTACTGGAGTCAAGTGGAGCTTTTCCCTTGCGCTTGGCAGGATGATCGCACCCTGGCAGTGGCGGTCACCGACGGGAGTTATCCCCACGCCCAGACCATCGTGGCGACCATTTGGCCCTGTGCCCAGGTGTCCCCTTTGCTAGCAACCAGCACCGAAATTGGGCGTTTGGTGGTGCATTTGCATCTGGGGCAAAAGCTGGTGCAGGCGGGTATGGTGACCCCCCAGCAGTGGCAGGAGGTGGTGGACATCTGCCGGCGCAACGGTTCCCCCATCGGTCAGGTGCTCACCCGCTTGGATTACGTAAAGCCACAGGCCTTGTTACAGGTTCTGGTGGAACTCACGGGCTGCCCTAGCTACTCCCAGCTCATCGGCACGCCGGCCTGGTCCATGGATGAGCATCTGGTACGGCAGTTTGACCCCCAGGTGATGGCACGGCGGTTGTTTGTGCCTTTGCACTGGGTTGATGAGCGCACACTGCTGGTGATGGTGCAAGACCCTTTGGATATGGGGGTCAATGGGGAAATTCACCGGCGATTTCCGGGGGTGGAAATCACTAAAGTCCTGGGCACAGAAAGCGATGTGACCTATTTACTGGATGGGGTGTTTCGCCGGTTGTGGAGTTGGCAGGCGGTGTATCGGTTGCTGGCCCGCTCTCCCCGGGAATCGGCAGCCCAGGTTTTCACGCCGGCCCAAATCCTTTGCCTGTACAGTTTGGGGGTACTGTTGGTTGGGGGATTGCTGCACCACCCATCCCTCACTTTGTCTATTGTTCTGTCGGTGATCAACTTGTTTTACATCGCTGCCATTGGGTTCAAGTTGTTGTTGAGTTTGGTGGGGTCGGTGGACCGCAAACAGTACATTTCCCTCGAGGAAATTGCCCAGCTCAAAGACGAGGAACTCCCGGTTTACACCATCCTGGTGCCTGTCTATAACGAGCCGGCCATCGTCTCCATGTTGATTAAGGGGTTAGGGCAACTGGATTACCCCAAGGAAAAACTCGATGTTTTACTGCTACTGGAAGAGAATGACCGGGTGACGATTGAAGCGGCCAAGGCTGCCCATCCCCCCCGCTATATCCGTTTCATCTACATCCCCGACAGTCAGCCCAAAACCAAACCCAAGGCCTGCAATTACGGTTTGGCCTTTGCCCAAGGCCAATATCTCACCATCTACGACGCGGAGGATATCCCGGACCCGGACCAGCTCAAAAAAGCCATCATTGCTTTTCGCAAGGGTCCCCCCAATCTGGTTTGTGTGCAGGCGGCGCTCAATTATTTCAACCGGGACGAAAACTTTTTGACCCGCATGTTTACCCTGGAGTATTCCTACTGGTTTGACTATTTACTGCCGGGGCTGGACCGGTTGGGCCTGCCGATTCCTTTGGGGGGCACCAGCAATCATTTCCGCACGGACCGGTTGTTGGAGTTGGGGGGTTGGGACCCGTTTAATGTGACGGAGGATGCGGATTTGGGGATTCGCGCCAGCCAGCGGGGGTATCGGGTGGGGGTGATTGATTCGACGACCTACGAAGAAGCTAACTGTCGCCTGAAAAACTGGATTCGCCAACGCTCCCGCTGGATTAAGGGCTATATGCAAACCTGGCTGGTGCATAACCGCAATCCCTGGCGTTCGTTGCGTACGTTGGGATTAGGGAACTGGCTGGCCTATCAGTTTTTTGTGGGGGGGACGGTGGTGTGTTTTTTGAGCAATCCCCTGCTGTGGTTGCTGTTTATTTATGCGGCGATTTCCCGCGCCCCCTGGCTGGAACAACTGTTTCCTGGCTGGATTTTGTACGTTTCCCTGTTTAATTTGCTCCTGGGCAACAGCATCGGTATTTATCTGAACATGATCGCGGTGTTTCGCCGGAAATACTACAGTTTGACTCCCTACGCGCTGCTAAATCCGGTGTACTGGTTATTGCATTCGGCGGCGGCCTATATGGCCCTTTGGCAACTGTTTACCAAGCCCTTTTACTGGGAAAAGACGATTCACGGCCTGAGCAAATTCACCCAGCATGCCCCCCTAGCCAAAGCACCACAACCACAGGGGCACGGTTAACAAAACACCGGCGGTGGTCAGGGCGATGGTGGCCGCCAGAATGTCCCGGTCTAGTTCGTATTCTTCAGCAAAGATCAAGGTGGCGATGGCAGTAGGCATCCCGGCCATGAGGACCACCGCCAGACGTTCCCCGTCTTGTACCTGGGCGAGGGTGAGCGCCAATCCCACCAGCAGGGGCATGACCCCAATGCGCATCAGGGCCGGCCAGGCAGCCAGTCGCCAACTGCCGTTCCATCCCACCTGATACAACCGCCAACCGGTGAGTACAAAGGCTGCACCGATGACCACTGGCACCGACTGGTCTAACGCCGTCTCCAACCAGCCGGGAAACAGCAGCGGGCGGCACAGGTAACTTAAGGCGAAGGCCCAGAGGGTCGGAGTGAGCAGTAGCTTTTTCCAGTCGTAGGCCGTTGCCGTCTGCCGCGCGCCAAAATACCCCGCCACCCAAATCCCAATCCCGTAGGTGCCCAGGAGATTATTGGTCAAGCTGTAGCTCACCACCCAGTCCCAGGCGTGGCTATCCACCAGTCCCGGCGCGATCCCCAGCCCCACAAACCCCGTATTCACCAGGGTACCGGCCAGCACCAGGCTCCCCTGCTGGGCAATAGAGAGTTTGGCGGACCACCAGCGCACCCCCAGCCACATCAGCGCCAGATTCCCACAAATGACCGCCAGCGCCAGCAGGGGCACCACCCACACCAGCCCGTCAAAGTCCGTATGGCGCACCAGGGCGAAAATTTGCAGCGGCACCCCCACCCAGTACAAGGTGCGCCCCAACAGATGGGGGAATGACTCCGGCAGCCACCGTTGCGTCAGGAGTCCCAGCCCCGTCCAGAGCACAAACGGCGTGTAAACGTGGATGACCGACTCCATGCAACGTTCGGTTATTGCCCGCTCCAATTACGGTTTCTGCGGCTGCGTCTCACGCTTGGGCTGCTCCAGAATAAGATTAGCAGGTCAAAGGTGTCAACCGATGACCATGCCAAACTGTCAAATAGGAGGTGAGGGCTATGGCTTTGGTACGCTGGGTTGACCCGTTCCGGGAATTGGAAATCATGCGGCGGCAGATGGACCGGTTGTTTGACGAAATGCTGCGCCGCGACGACGACACGCAAGTGAACCGGGGGGTGGATTGGGTGCCGGCGGTGGAGTTGCAAGACACGCCTGACGCCCTGATCCTGAAGGCGGAAATTCCCGGTGTCAAAAAAGAAGACCTGGATGTGAGCGTCACGCGGGAAGCCGTGCAAATTGCCGGTGAACACCGCTTTGAAAAACGGGAAGAAAGCAAGGGCGCGGTGCGGACGGAATTGCGCTATGGCCGGTTCCAACGGGTGATCCCCTTGCCCGTACCGGTGGCGCACGACCAAACCAAGGCGGAATACCGCGATGGCATCTTGACCCTGACCTTGCCCAAGGCTCCGGAAGTCAAGACCCAAGTGTTCAAACCCCAACTGACCGAGGCCCAAAGCTAATCTATCCGTTTGACTCCCTGCCGGTTGCCAGCCCCCGGGAAGGGGGATTTTTTTTATTGGCCCCGGTTTATAATTTGCGCCGCAGGTAGCTACCAGACCGGCAGGGGCAAATCAACTCTTGGCTAAGACTGTCGGATGCCTTCAGGACTCCCATAAATTTGCCCTTTTTGTGCAGGTAAGGCCGAGATAGAGCAAGTCCTTCCCCTAACCAATAGTGGCGCAACGACTGTCAGTTTTGCTGGGCCACATTCATGGTTGATGCGCGTTGTTTCCCCTGGCCACATCTCAAGTTAATCCCACGGCAAACGGACCGACAAATTCTTGCTGGATAAACACGGTTGATAGCCAGGGTAGACAACTGTGGGATAATTTTACTGTGGTTGCCATAGGAGCAAGGCCTTTCCATGAGCACCAAAAGTGCAGAAATTATTGCCATCGGTACGGAATTACTGCTGGGGGAAATTACCAACACCAATGCCCAATTTTTGGCCCAGGAGTTGGCCGCCTTGGGTATTCCCCACTATTTCCAAACGGTCGTCGGCGACAATATCGAGCGTATTCATCAGGTGCTGGACTACGCCACCCGGCGCTCCCAATTGATTCTCTGCACCGGCGGTTTGGGTCCCACGCCCGATGACTTGACCACGGAGGCCATCGCCCAGTTTTTCCAGACGCCCCTGGTGGAACATCCAGACATCTTTGCCGAGATTCAGGCCAAGTACGCCCGCCGGGGACTGCTTACCCCAGAAAACAACCGCAAGCAGGCCCTTTTACCCCAGGGCGCCCAAGTCATCCCTAACCCCCGGGGTACGGCACCCGGCATGATCTGGTCCCCCCGCCCTGAGGTCACCATCATGACCTTTCCAGGGGTTCCCAGCGAGTTGCAGGCCATGTGGCGGGAAACGGCGGTGCCCTACTTACACCAACACGGCTGGGTGACCCAGGTGTTTTTGAGCCGCAATCTCCGGTTTTGGGGGATTTCTGAAGCGGCGCTGGCAGAAAAGGTGCGGGATTTTTTTGACCTGACGAACCCGACGGTGGCTCCCTATGCGGGTAAGGGGGAAACGCGGCTGCGGATTACGGCGCGAGCTAAAGACCGGGAAACGGCCCTGGCCTTGATTGCTCCGGTCGAGCAGCAGTTGCGGGAGCGGGTGGGGGCGGACTGCTACGGGGCGGATGAGGAGACGCTGGCCCAGGTGGTGGGGCGGCTACTGCAGGAACGACAGGAAACCCTGGCGGTGGCGGAATCCTGTACCGGGGGGTTGTTAGGGGCCATGATCACCGATGTGCCGGGAAGTTCGGCCTATTTTCAGGGGGGAATCGTGGCCTATGCTAATGCGGTCAAGGAACAACTGCTCCAGGTACCAGCGACGGTGCTGGCCACCCAGGGAGCCGTCAGTGCAGCAACCGCAGCGGCGATGGCCAAGGGGGTACGGGAACGGCTGGGAACCACCTGGGGCCTAAGCATGACGGGCATTGCTGGACCAGGGGGAGCTACAGCAACCAAACCGGTGGGGCTGGTGTACATCGGGTTGGCGGGGCCGGCGGGACTGGTGCAGTCTTGGGAACATCGCTTTAGCCCGGAGCGGGGCCGTGATTGGATTCGCCACCTGAGCGCCTGTCAAGCCCTAGACCACCTACGGCGCGTATTGCTGCACCCGGTCTAAAAACCGTTGGACTTGGGTAGGACATCCCCCCCAATGGCAGTGGAGGTAAGAAGCATGCAGGGTGGCATGGCCGTAGCAGGGTTCGGCTGTCCCACCGGTGACCTGAGAGTAATGAAACTCATGTCCCACCAGGGTTTCTCCCCAGCTGACAAAACAGGTGTCCCGATTGACCAGTACACGTCGGTAACCCAGAGTTAGGCGCTGGGTCATGGCGGTGGTAATGGGTAAAGCCCCCACCATCGGCCAGGTGCGCCCGGAGAGGTCCGTCAGGCTCTGGCCCAGCACCATCAACCCCCCACACTCCCCATAGACCGGCAATCCCTGGGCAATCCGCCGCCGCAGGTCACAGCAAACGTCCCTTTGACTGCTTAAGGCTTCGGCATAGAGTTCGGGATAGCCACCCCCCAGCAACAACCCATGGACGTCCGGGGGCAAGGGTCCGTCCTGAAGGGGACTCCAAAACCTGAGGGTGACGCCCGCTGCCTGCAACAGAGCCAAGCCATCGTCGTAGTAGAAACAAAAGGCGGCATCGCGGGCGATCGCCAAGGTCACGGGTTTCTGGCAATGGAGGGTCGGCCAGGGGGGATGGCTCAAACCCCGGGGGGAAACCTGGAGCAACGGTCGCAGCCGGTCCCAGTCAAAACAGGTTTGGCCGCAGTGGACCAGGGCAGCGCGCCAGGGAGTTAAATCGGCGGCTTCCAGGGGAGTAACCAGCCCCAGGTGGCGTTCCGGGCGGTGTAGGGCATCCCAGCGGCGACATTCCCCCAGGATGGGAACACCCAACGGCTCCAAGGCTTGGCGTAGTAATTGGCTGTGACGGTCACCGGCCACCCGGTTGAGCACTACCCCGGCGATGGATACGGCAGGGTCCCAACTGCGATAACCGTGCACCACAGCGGCCACCGAACCTGCTAACCGCTGGCAATCCACCACCAACACCACCGGCAAATTCAACAGCCGAGCGATGTCAGCCGTACTGCTGGGGCCGTCAAACAACCCCATTACCCCTTCGACTAGGGCATAGGATGCATCGCGGGTGTGATAGGCGTAACAGCGTTGGACGTAGGCTGGCGACGTGAGCAGAACATCCAAGTTGGGGCAGGGGCGTTGGGTGATCCAGCGGTGCCACAGGGGGTCGAGATAATCCGGTCCCATCTTAAACGACTGCACCTTTTCCCCTTGGGCCGTCAAAGCGGCTAATATCGCCAGAGTAACCGTAGTTTTACCAACACTACTGCGCTCTCCAGCCAGGATTAAACCCATTTAATCTACTAACACCTTGGGGGGCAGCAACCACAGCAGTTGCGCTTGCCCCACCGGCGACCCCTGATCTGGCAACTCCAGCAGGACCACACCCGCTTTTTTCAACACCAGCTTGTCCCGTGCTTCCCCCCAGACCAACCGCTCGGCCCAGTGTCCTAAATCCGGCTGATGTCCCACCAGCGCTACCGGCCCTCCCCCCTGGTCCAACCATTCCTGCCACCAGGTCAACCATTGGTGCCAATCCCCATCCGGCTGCAGGGCTTCGTGGACCACCGGCATCGGCCCCATGCCCGCTTCGTGACAAATCACTGCCGTCTGACTGGCCCGCAGGTAGGGACTCGTCAAAATCACGTCCACCTGCACCCCTAACTCCACTAGCCGTTGGGCCACCGCCCGCGTTTTCTTGTAACCTTCCTTGGTTAAGACCCGCTGACTGTCGGGCTGGTCTGGCTCCGGCTCCTGGGCAATCCCGTGACGAATCAGGTAGAGTTTCATAGCCCCAATTTTAACCCAGGGACGCCACCTGCAAACCCAGAACTAACCGATCAACCGGTAACGGGCCTGTACCCTGGGGCCTGATCAACAAATTAAAGAAAAAACATCAATAACACCCGTTTCAGGTTACGGACCAGCAACTGAGCGAATAAGCATCGCTGGCCAAGGACAACTGGATACTGCAATCAGCCTTGGGGTGGGTGTTCATGGAGCCGAGCGGAATCGAACCGCTGTCCGCATCGGGTAGTAGCGTCCGAATCGTTCACAGGCTTAGGTGTCTTCACCCAGACACCAGGGGCCGATTTTGTCCCAAACCGACCAGGGGTTCACGGTTAACCCTTGGCTAACAGGCAACCGTGCAAATCCTG
This genomic window from Gloeomargarita sp. SRBZ-1_bins_9 contains:
- a CDS encoding competence/damage-inducible protein A; translated protein: MSTKSAEIIAIGTELLLGEITNTNAQFLAQELAALGIPHYFQTVVGDNIERIHQVLDYATRRSQLILCTGGLGPTPDDLTTEAIAQFFQTPLVEHPDIFAEIQAKYARRGLLTPENNRKQALLPQGAQVIPNPRGTAPGMIWSPRPEVTIMTFPGVPSELQAMWRETAVPYLHQHGWVTQVFLSRNLRFWGISEAALAEKVRDFFDLTNPTVAPYAGKGETRLRITARAKDRETALALIAPVEQQLRERVGADCYGADEETLAQVVGRLLQERQETLAVAESCTGGLLGAMITDVPGSSAYFQGGIVAYANAVKEQLLQVPATVLATQGAVSAATAAAMAKGVRERLGTTWGLSMTGIAGPGGATATKPVGLVYIGLAGPAGLVQSWEHRFSPERGRDWIRHLSACQALDHLRRVLLHPV
- a CDS encoding cobyrinate a,c-diamide synthase, with amino-acid sequence MGLILAGERSSVGKTTVTLAILAALTAQGEKVQSFKMGPDYLDPLWHRWITQRPCPNLDVLLTSPAYVQRCYAYHTRDASYALVEGVMGLFDGPSSTADIARLLNLPVVLVVDCQRLAGSVAAVVHGYRSWDPAVSIAGVVLNRVAGDRHSQLLRQALEPLGVPILGECRRWDALHRPERHLGLVTPLEAADLTPWRAALVHCGQTCFDWDRLRPLLQVSPRGLSHPPWPTLHCQKPVTLAIARDAAFCFYYDDGLALLQAAGVTLRFWSPLQDGPLPPDVHGLLLGGGYPELYAEALSSQRDVCCDLRRRIAQGLPVYGECGGLMVLGQSLTDLSGRTWPMVGALPITTAMTQRLTLGYRRVLVNRDTCFVSWGETLVGHEFHYSQVTGGTAEPCYGHATLHASYLHCHWGGCPTQVQRFLDRVQQYAP
- the sixA gene encoding phosphohistidine phosphatase SixA; protein product: MKLYLIRHGIAQEPEPDQPDSQRVLTKEGYKKTRAVAQRLVELGVQVDVILTSPYLRASQTAVICHEAGMGPMPVVHEALQPDGDWHQWLTWWQEWLDQGGGPVALVGHQPDLGHWAERLVWGEARDKLVLKKAGVVLLELPDQGSPVGQAQLLWLLPPKVLVD